One part of the Microbacterium saperdae genome encodes these proteins:
- a CDS encoding short chain dehydrogenase — protein MKALVIGATGSIGNVVATTLESRGHDVVRASRRGETSVDVTDPASIAALFAQVTDVDAVVVAVGSVPFKPLAELTRDDYLAGFTGKTLAQIDVVRQALAHLNDGGSITVTSGVLAREPIATGAAAAMANGALESFVITAAAEAPRGIRINAVSPDVLENSPGYHASFPGHRPVTDDEVGTAYVRAVEGVITGRILPV, from the coding sequence ATGAAGGCACTCGTCATCGGAGCGACCGGCAGCATCGGCAACGTCGTGGCGACGACCCTCGAATCCCGCGGCCATGACGTCGTGCGCGCGTCACGCCGCGGCGAGACCTCCGTCGACGTCACCGATCCGGCATCGATCGCCGCACTGTTCGCACAGGTGACGGATGTGGATGCCGTCGTGGTGGCCGTGGGCTCCGTGCCCTTCAAGCCTCTCGCCGAACTCACCCGCGATGACTACCTCGCAGGGTTCACCGGCAAGACGCTCGCGCAGATCGACGTCGTGCGCCAGGCCCTCGCGCACCTCAACGACGGCGGATCGATCACGGTGACCAGCGGCGTGCTGGCCCGCGAGCCCATCGCCACCGGTGCCGCCGCCGCGATGGCGAACGGCGCGCTGGAGTCCTTCGTGATCACGGCCGCCGCCGAGGCGCCGCGCGGCATCCGCATCAACGCGGTCTCGCCCGACGTGCTCGAGAACTCTCCCGGGTATCACGCGTCCTTCCCGGGACACCGCCCGGTCACCGACGACGAGGTCGGCACGGCCTACGTGCGCGCCGTCGAAGGAGTCATCACGGGACGCATCCTGCCGGTCTGA
- a CDS encoding ROK family transcriptional regulator yields MSALLPPAAANSTTRASLGNTHAQGIRHRNRGLVLRTLMQHSVVSRADLARLTGLARPTISDLVKDLLDDGVLRESGQSQDARPGKPAVMLEFDQRAVQVIALDLSAPDHVAGALATPDGRLAHRLERPTAGDPVTAAAALVGELFLLASHPPLGVGIGVPSGSSALLGLGPLLAQTIDAPVHLFDDADLVADAELRFGDIDSDFLLVRLGARIGTAIRAFDDDGAPVERSTVARELAHVVAGGDPGDTCPCGRIGCVHAWASVPALSRRLDATANADRAAVLAAAGSRLGTSLSVIAAAVDLPTIVLSGPLPIVGDELIAATAAAVQAASHPSLGPVVRRSTLDDAVLQGAAARVVALAFSAR; encoded by the coding sequence ATGAGCGCCCTCCTCCCTCCGGCAGCGGCGAACTCGACGACTCGCGCCTCGCTGGGGAACACGCATGCCCAGGGCATCCGTCACCGCAATCGCGGTCTCGTGCTGCGCACCCTCATGCAGCACTCCGTCGTCAGCCGCGCCGATCTCGCCCGGCTGACGGGGCTCGCGCGGCCCACGATCTCCGATCTCGTCAAGGATCTGCTCGACGACGGCGTGCTGCGCGAGAGCGGACAGAGCCAGGATGCGCGGCCGGGGAAGCCTGCGGTGATGCTCGAGTTCGACCAGCGCGCGGTCCAGGTGATCGCTCTCGATCTGAGCGCGCCCGACCATGTCGCCGGTGCCCTCGCCACCCCGGACGGGCGCCTCGCGCACCGACTCGAACGCCCGACCGCCGGCGATCCGGTGACGGCGGCCGCAGCACTCGTCGGAGAACTCTTCCTGCTCGCCTCCCACCCCCCGCTCGGAGTCGGGATCGGCGTGCCGAGCGGCTCATCCGCGCTCCTCGGCCTGGGCCCGCTCCTCGCCCAGACGATCGACGCCCCCGTGCACCTGTTCGACGACGCCGACCTCGTGGCGGATGCCGAGCTGCGCTTCGGCGACATCGACTCCGACTTCCTCCTCGTACGCCTGGGCGCGCGCATCGGAACAGCCATCCGCGCCTTCGACGACGACGGCGCCCCCGTCGAACGATCGACCGTGGCCCGCGAGCTCGCGCACGTCGTCGCCGGCGGCGACCCCGGAGACACCTGCCCGTGCGGCCGCATCGGCTGCGTGCACGCCTGGGCATCCGTGCCCGCGCTGTCGCGCAGACTCGACGCAACCGCGAACGCCGATCGGGCGGCTGTGCTCGCCGCCGCGGGGTCGCGCCTCGGAACCTCGCTGTCGGTCATCGCCGCAGCCGTAGACCTGCCGACCATCGTCCTGAGCGGCCCCCTGCCGATCGTGGGAGACGAGCTCATCGCAGCGACCGCTGCTGCCGTGCAGGCGGCCTCGCACCCTTCCCTCGGCCCCGTGGTGCGACGGAGCACACTCGACGACGCCGTGCTGCAGGGCGCTGCCGCCCGCGTGGTGGCGCTCGCGTTCAGCGCGCGCTGA
- a CDS encoding ROK family protein: MLNSDDALDTQASVRRANLRRALQLVFRSSGTQTRAGIARATGLTAATASSLVAELIESRLIVDGEQAASTGGKRATTLSVDARHHLILVLVVQPTSARVALVALDGAEIDTRRLAYTAESRDEALDAAIIAIAAEYGTRVIAAGVQLPGTTDGRSVFESVQLGWQDVPLAARFEALLGAPVLLVNDVDAEAIAEAGMEESPSGYRLFIHLGGGVGAAITLDGDLAPGPRDRAGEIGHVQVEFGDAARECRCGRYGCLESAASLSALLGAEFTDAMEADAVAALAVTADEADLGAGARALARAIKLISALLDPTEVVIGGPATLLGDRFLTLLQQETDYHARGTATVPVRYADTRATESAGAAQAALTAVLGVRWSPAQLIAASRASH, translated from the coding sequence ATGCTGAACAGCGACGATGCCCTCGACACGCAGGCATCCGTCCGGCGTGCGAACCTGCGCCGCGCGCTGCAGCTGGTGTTCCGCAGCTCGGGCACGCAGACCCGCGCCGGCATCGCACGCGCGACGGGGCTGACCGCGGCCACCGCATCCTCCCTGGTCGCCGAGCTCATCGAGAGCCGGCTCATCGTCGACGGGGAGCAGGCGGCGAGCACCGGCGGCAAGCGGGCGACCACACTCAGCGTCGATGCCCGTCACCACCTGATCCTCGTTCTCGTCGTCCAGCCCACCAGTGCCCGCGTCGCCCTCGTCGCGCTCGACGGCGCCGAGATCGACACGCGACGCCTCGCCTACACCGCCGAATCGCGCGACGAGGCCTTGGATGCGGCGATCATCGCGATCGCCGCCGAGTACGGCACCCGCGTGATCGCCGCCGGCGTGCAGCTGCCGGGGACGACCGATGGCCGTTCGGTGTTCGAGAGCGTGCAGCTGGGCTGGCAGGACGTGCCCCTGGCCGCACGCTTCGAAGCGCTGCTCGGAGCTCCCGTGCTCCTGGTGAACGACGTCGATGCCGAAGCGATCGCAGAGGCCGGAATGGAAGAATCCCCTTCCGGCTACCGGCTCTTCATCCACCTCGGTGGCGGAGTCGGTGCGGCGATCACCCTCGACGGAGACCTCGCCCCCGGACCGCGTGATCGTGCGGGTGAGATCGGTCATGTGCAGGTGGAGTTCGGTGATGCGGCGCGCGAGTGCCGGTGCGGTCGATACGGCTGCCTCGAGTCGGCGGCATCCCTGTCGGCCCTGCTCGGCGCGGAGTTCACCGACGCGATGGAGGCGGACGCGGTCGCCGCGCTCGCCGTCACCGCGGACGAGGCCGACCTCGGGGCCGGTGCGCGAGCCCTCGCCAGGGCGATCAAGCTCATCAGCGCGCTGCTCGACCCGACCGAGGTCGTGATCGGCGGACCGGCCACCCTGCTCGGAGACCGGTTCCTCACGCTGCTGCAGCAGGAGACCGACTATCACGCGCGCGGCACGGCGACGGTGCCGGTGCGCTACGCCGACACACGCGCGACGGAATCGGCGGGGGCGGCCCAGGCTGCGCTCACCGCGGTGCTCGGCGTGCGCTGGAGTCCGGCTCAGCTGATCGCCGCGTCGCGCGCTTCGCACTGA
- a CDS encoding nitrilase family protein: protein MTGSATDLRVSVVQFEAVPSDKTANLATVRRLAEQAVADGSQLVVFPEMCLAGYWHLTTSSTERLRELAEPAEGPLVHSLRKIAADLGSGIGAGFLEADGDELFNSYAVCFPDGSTHIHRKLHAFEHEAISSGAGYTVFDSPWGVRMAILICWDNNLVENVRAVALLGAKVLIAPHQTGGTNSRSPHGMKVIPAELWHDRFENPEALLAAVNGPSGREWLMRWLPARAHDNGIFLLFSNGIGPDADEIRTGNAMILDPYGRIIAETPVADEAVVTADLDWELLPLSTGRRWLLGRRPELYGALTQRSGLERDARTARHSDVPVPDDFQIEN, encoded by the coding sequence ATGACCGGATCAGCCACCGACCTTCGGGTTTCCGTGGTCCAGTTCGAAGCGGTGCCGTCTGACAAGACCGCCAACCTCGCCACCGTGCGGCGTCTCGCCGAACAGGCCGTCGCCGACGGCTCGCAGCTGGTCGTCTTCCCCGAGATGTGCCTGGCCGGCTATTGGCACCTCACCACGTCGAGCACGGAGCGCCTTCGCGAACTGGCGGAGCCCGCCGAAGGCCCTCTGGTGCACTCCCTCAGGAAGATCGCGGCCGACCTCGGCTCGGGCATCGGGGCAGGCTTCCTCGAAGCCGACGGAGACGAGCTCTTCAACTCGTACGCGGTGTGCTTCCCCGACGGATCGACGCACATCCACCGCAAGCTGCACGCCTTCGAGCACGAGGCGATCTCGAGCGGCGCCGGGTACACGGTGTTCGACTCGCCCTGGGGAGTGCGGATGGCCATCCTGATCTGCTGGGACAACAACCTCGTCGAGAACGTGAGGGCTGTCGCGCTGCTCGGAGCGAAGGTCCTCATCGCGCCCCACCAGACCGGTGGAACGAACTCCCGCAGCCCGCACGGCATGAAGGTCATTCCGGCGGAGCTCTGGCACGACAGATTCGAGAATCCTGAAGCCCTGCTCGCTGCCGTCAACGGTCCCTCCGGTCGCGAGTGGCTCATGCGCTGGCTCCCGGCACGTGCACACGACAACGGGATCTTCCTCCTCTTCAGCAACGGCATCGGCCCGGATGCCGACGAGATCCGCACCGGCAACGCGATGATCCTCGACCCATACGGACGGATCATCGCCGAGACTCCCGTCGCCGACGAGGCCGTGGTGACCGCCGACCTGGACTGGGAACTCCTGCCCCTGTCGACCGGACGCCGCTGGCTGCTCGGCCGACGCCCCGAGCTCTACGGCGCGCTGACACAGCGCTCCGGCCTGGAACGCGACGCACGCACCGCGCGCCACTCCGACGTCCCGGTCCCCGACGACTTCCAGATCGAGAACTGA